Proteins from a genomic interval of Lacticaseibacillus pabuli:
- a CDS encoding NADPH-dependent FMN reductase: MNETKKPTVGIVVGSNRTHRLAPAVAEWAIASLTRPEYELKLIDLATINLPFLDEPGLPADGNYQNQSTRDFAQLIESCDAFVIVFPQYNWGYPAVLKNALDTVFAEWNDKPVGTIIYGNHTMQAEIAIKLVLNGLRMRELATNVGLHMLPTTTKATVAQDFAPYRPLVQAMGQELALRLTH, from the coding sequence ATGAACGAAACTAAGAAACCAACCGTCGGCATCGTTGTCGGCTCTAATCGCACCCACCGCCTGGCGCCAGCGGTTGCAGAATGGGCAATTGCTAGCCTGACCCGGCCAGAATATGAACTCAAACTGATTGACCTTGCGACAATCAACTTGCCATTTCTTGATGAACCAGGGTTGCCCGCAGATGGCAATTACCAAAACCAAAGCACTCGGGATTTTGCTCAGTTAATCGAAAGTTGCGACGCGTTCGTCATCGTCTTTCCGCAATACAACTGGGGCTACCCAGCAGTCCTGAAGAACGCGCTCGATACCGTCTTTGCGGAGTGGAATGACAAACCCGTCGGCACTATCATCTACGGTAATCACACCATGCAGGCGGAAATTGCGATTAAACTCGTGCTCAACGGGTTGCGGATGCGTGAGTTAGCAACCAATGTCGGGTTGCATATGCTACCGACAACGACCAAGGCCACCGTCGCACAAGACTTTGCGCCGTACCGGCCGCTCGTTCAGGCCATGGGGCAGGAGCTGGCACTACGCTTAACCCACTAG